In Wenyingzhuangia fucanilytica, the following are encoded in one genomic region:
- a CDS encoding mechanosensitive ion channel family protein, with the protein MRKIYFLFCLISLNLFAQTTDEVKVDLSNPYKTIYTHLHFLQPESYDEAKAARTIYGKSPEKSIEIALKIKQVLDGKGLKVNFKEVPLNAKYKDTVSDGEIKSQYVLFPDRIPEIYLGKVDGKWYYSEETNEKIFALYHNVFPVGTDFIKSIVPGFGHIELLGIELWQYLGVIIFVLIGVFLSWIINKIIFRFLKALESSFMRFSHNSLSKTLDKLSRPSALLIVFYLVEIYIPTLQFQIDINSFLIKGLEIGQIVLWIYVFLEIVSVIIEVFVSYTSRTESKLDDQLAPILSRLLKVLVVLLGVLKMLTVFGVNTTTVIAGASIGGLAVALASQDTVKNLIGTFMIFLDKPFQIGDWIEGGGVEGTVEEVGFRSTRIRAVDTSVYSIPNSKLSEIVINNKGLRQYRRYQTKLGIRYDTPPELIEAFVLGVRKIIEIHPETLTRSYNVEFTGFGDSSLEILVNTYFLSLEWGVEQSSKHKLHMAILNLAAELGVDFAFPSQTVMIEEFPEKKNMNMTYNIESSRIDDIIKSIDKKFK; encoded by the coding sequence ATGAGAAAAATATACTTCTTATTCTGTTTAATTTCTTTAAATCTGTTTGCTCAAACTACAGATGAAGTAAAAGTAGATTTGTCTAATCCGTATAAAACCATTTATACGCATTTACATTTTTTACAACCCGAAAGCTATGATGAGGCAAAAGCAGCTAGAACTATTTATGGTAAATCGCCAGAAAAATCTATAGAAATTGCATTAAAAATAAAGCAGGTTTTAGATGGAAAAGGGTTAAAGGTAAATTTTAAAGAGGTGCCTTTAAATGCAAAATATAAAGATACTGTTTCAGATGGAGAGATTAAAAGTCAGTATGTTTTGTTTCCAGATAGGATTCCAGAAATCTATTTGGGAAAAGTTGATGGAAAATGGTATTATAGTGAAGAAACCAACGAAAAAATATTCGCTTTATATCATAATGTTTTTCCTGTAGGAACAGATTTTATCAAAAGTATAGTTCCTGGCTTTGGGCACATAGAATTATTAGGAATTGAATTGTGGCAATATTTAGGGGTGATTATTTTTGTTTTAATTGGTGTGTTCTTAAGTTGGATTATCAATAAAATTATTTTCCGCTTTTTAAAAGCCTTAGAATCTTCTTTCATGAGGTTTAGTCACAATTCTTTAAGTAAAACTTTAGATAAATTATCAAGGCCATCAGCTTTATTAATTGTGTTCTATTTGGTAGAAATTTATATTCCTACACTACAATTTCAAATTGATATAAACTCTTTTCTTATCAAAGGTTTAGAAATAGGTCAAATCGTACTGTGGATTTATGTGTTTTTAGAAATCGTAAGTGTTATTATAGAGGTTTTTGTATCATATACTTCTAGAACAGAAAGTAAGTTAGACGATCAATTAGCGCCTATTTTAAGCAGATTGTTAAAAGTTTTGGTGGTGTTGCTAGGAGTTTTAAAAATGTTAACTGTTTTTGGGGTAAATACCACAACAGTAATTGCAGGGGCTTCTATTGGAGGTTTGGCAGTGGCTTTGGCTTCGCAAGACACAGTAAAGAACCTGATAGGGACTTTTATGATTTTCTTAGACAAACCTTTCCAAATTGGAGATTGGATAGAAGGTGGAGGTGTTGAAGGAACAGTAGAAGAAGTGGGGTTTAGGTCTACAAGAATTAGAGCTGTAGATACTTCTGTTTATTCAATCCCAAATAGTAAGTTGTCAGAAATTGTTATTAATAATAAAGGGTTAAGACAGTATAGAAGGTATCAAACCAAGTTGGGGATTAGATATGATACTCCACCAGAATTAATAGAGGCTTTTGTTTTGGGAGTTAGAAAAATTATAGAAATTCATCCTGAAACACTAACAAGATCATATAATGTTGAGTTTACTGGTTTTGGAGATTCGTCTTTAGAAATTTTGGTAAACACCTATTTCCTTTCTTTGGAGTGGGGGGTTGAACAATCTTCAAAACATAAACTTCATATGGCTATTTTAAATTTAGCAGCTGAGCTAGGCGTAGATTTTGCATTCCCTTCTCAAACTGTAATGATTGAAGAGTTTCCAGAAAAGAAAAATATGAATATGACTTATAATATTGAATCTAGTAGAATTGATGATATTATAAAAAGTATTGATAAAAAATTTAAATAA